The genomic DNA AACCTGTGCCACTGCATCGCCGGAATCCAACGTAATCCATGTGGCTGTGAAAATAAACGCAGTGCTTACCATGTTGTTGGCGTTTGCAACGACGAGCGAAACTGGACCGGCTTCCCTACTCCTTCACAGAACGACCGCAAGTCAACAGACAACGCCGAAGCAGGAACTGACCCCAGAATGGATTGGCGTTCTCAGCTTCGCTAGGCTTGGCTCCGCCGATCAAGCGTGTCGTGAGATAGCCTTCAAGATTGGGCGGGGCGCGCACGCCACAAAATCTTGGAGGCCATTATTGTAAACGTATAATTTCGCTATCGCATCACAGTAGCGCTAGTAGCGCGTAACAAAAATATTGTTATTGACTTATTCCTACTTTTAACATTTATTTGTAATGTATGTGTTGTATGCGTTGCTATGAAAGTTTTCACACCTAACGTTGTTCACATGGGTGGGCAATCCATGTGAACCGGGGAGAGAAAGGGGGCGCGCCGGCAGCTTTCGGCAAAATCAAAATGGCCGTCAAGCACACAATAAGTGAGTTACAGCTGGAAACTTCAACCTTTGGTATTTTTCTCGAGACAAGCTAAACATTCGCATATTTTCGAGGTTGCTAGCAATACATTATACACATTAAATCTAGGTGCATGTGTCAGCGAATTCCGCGTACACTTGGCGATGTCATATTAGTCAGCGGAACTATTCTTTCGCGTCGACAAATTGGATTTGACGTACTGCATGTTGCTGTAACGTCTCGCCGCTGGTTTTGCTGTTGATTAATCATGTTTGCGGCGCGATAATCGTGTTAGCTTTACTGCAGTTTATTGTTCGGATTATCGAACTTATCCGTGTTCGACGATAGACGTTGACTCGCGCTTGTTTCAGAATCTCCTACGCTCGTAGCAGACGCAAGTTCTGCTTTTGGGCGGAAACCTGCTGGTTCATGTTAGGTAATTACTTTTTGCTTTTTCTCCGTTCTTTTCAGTCTTTTAGGTAACGTTCACCCGCGTACACATAGAAGTAGCGTTAACGTACTATGCATGGTTGATCGCTTGTGTTAAGCCGGTAGTACGTAGTAATATTTCGCTGTACTAGATGCACACTGGTTGATTGGACTTGATTGCTGAGTGCGGAGAACCGTAGTGTGCTCTGCCGGTTCTCGATCGCGCTTGGCGGTGTGTTTGAGCAGCTGTCGCGGCCGACGCCGGACCTCTCTTTGCCGTCGTTGAAAGGGGGCGGAGAGACTACGTCAGGGAGGTGTCCCCGCGAGGAttgcacctgctgctgctgcccgtcGTTTGCTTAGTAGTCATTTTGATTTGTTTTGTTGAGACGTTGGAAAAACGTTAGCGGATGCGCAACGAAAAAATACAATGGTGAAGCAGCACAGCAGCAGCCCTTGAAACAGTAGTGCGTGGGTACTCGACGCACAGTGAACAATGATCGTTTTAGACTCGAGCATGTCTGGCGGCGGACGCCTTTTATCGGTCACGGCCATTGAACGCGAGCCGCTCAGAGTAGCCTTTCTCAAAGCCTCCTTGATAACGCTAGTGGTCCATGCCGGACTCcctgcttgtgtgtgtgtgtgttttcgttgTGTTCGAAAGAGTAAAAAAAAGGTACCATCACCACCACGTTGAGGCAGTAGTAATTATGCGAAAAATAAGTAATTCCAGATGACAGAGATAAGTCCCATGGATGCGCCTAAAAGGTCCACATCCAAAGGAAGCCGTTCGGTAGATATCCCAAGAGTGTCCCAGTTAGCAAGGTCGTGAAAAATGCGTCATCACGGACAAAATTGGGGCGTGGAATGGGCATGCGAATTGTTTTCTGCGAATGTGCACCAAACGATGCCCTGCCAGATGCCTTTGTGTTGGCTTATTTTGAGATTCCAACAAGCTGCTTATTTGTTGTGTTGTTATTGTATAAGTATTTATGGCGATGATTAACAGTTGGGATTGCTTCACACAGACCATGTCTTATCAGTGTGCTGTCATTGTGAAAATAGAAAAGGCCACACTCGTTGCATTCATTGGTCAGTAGCACTTATGCCGTGCGAATGATGAGTAATATTTGTTGCTAGATTAATGTATGAGTTGTCGCGGTGACAATAACTAAGGGGATTGCTTCATGCAATGTGTTATCAATGTTCTGTGATTGCAGCCTCACTCGTAAGTAACTTTCCAGCCCTCCCTGTATAATCACGATGTGATgcctgctgcagcagcagtgTCGCTACATTCTTGTGCCAAATATTGTGGCAGTCCCGATTTGTTCATTGACAAGAGTAGTTGAAAAGCAAAGGGAGTGCGCTACAATCCACACTTCGACATTGAACTGTAAGTAACCACTTTGCAAAGGAGCATCGGAAGAGTTGCTCACTTTGAGAGACCAACTTGTGTGACTTGACGTAAAGCTGCCTCTCTGTAATAAAGGCTGGCCGAGAGCATGTTACAATTGCAGAGCATGCGCAAGGGTAGTCCAGTGGCCACGGCATTTCGCCGCTGAGCTCAAGGTTACAGGTTTGCTCCTGGCAGAAGTGGTCGTATttctatgggggcaaaatgcaagaatacTCGTGCACTTAGGTATAGGTgtacatcaaaaaaaaaagaggagaaaaaagaactcatGTTAAAATAAATCAGGAGCCCCCTATTATGGTGTGCCTCATGCTATCATCCTCATCCTGTCAGCAAACAGATGACATGCTGCAGAGGGCCACATTTAAGGAGTGTTCCTGATTGGTCAGAGAACCCCATAGCTTCCACTATGTGGTGAGGAACTAGTGAAGTGGAATATAGAGCAGGCCTGTGCAGCTTGTGACCCTGAACAAAGGATGTTTGTATACAAAGAAATGTGAGAATAAATACTTGGAAAACAGCAAATGATTACAAACTGAACCTTCGAGAACACTCACTTTTCGACCATCATTCAAGAAAGTTATAACCCATGAGTTTTCAAGCAGATATTTAGTGGCCCGCGGCCATCTCTGGACTTCTCTGGTGGGCTGATGCTGCCCTCAATGATTAAACGAAAAATTACAATTCTGTCGCCCTGCACAACACACGAAATAAGATGTTGGCAGCATCAGGAAAATTAGAATGGTGTAGAAGTGCAGGAATTCTCATTGGGAGCAGATGAGATAGGCACAAAGCCACCAAACATATTCATGAAGTTTCCAATGCCATACCTGCATTATTGGTACACCCCCAATAATTGAATCGAACATGCATTTTCTCTGTATATTTCACAAAAATGACACCAAACGAACTGCCTTTTAGCTAGCAAAAGAAGCAACGTATTCCACGAAAGCGGGGCCCGTGTGGTTCCCACAAAGTTGGTTTTGAGTTGTGCAGCCCGATCTAGAGTAAGGATTGCGCCAGTTTCCAGTTGTGGAGCCCACCTTTGTGCATTGCTGACCTATGCCAAAGCTCCGCACTGAACTGTAGGCATGGTCTAGGTATCAATTTGCAGGGGTTAGTCGTTGAATGCACCACCAGTTTGCAACAAAGTGAATGTTCACCTTCATCTTAATACACTTTTTACTGCCTGCTAAGAAATGCCCAGAATGACAAATCTGGGTGAAAGGAAAATAACAATAGAATAAATGCGCCAATTGTAAATCCTGCTTGCACAGTATTTTTGTAGTGTGCCCATAGATCCATTTTTTAAAATGTGTTTGCTTGTTTTGCTCAGGAAAGGCACATTGTAGGTGGCTTCGCCCTCCGTATGTCAATAAGGAGACCTCCATTTTTTTCACCAGTCACTTGGGCTTCTTCTTATGGCATAAGTTACACTGCGCCTCTATCTTGCCCATCACACGCTGTACCATGAATTTTTTGCTCAATAACGCATTCACAAAGAGAGTTTTATGAACGGTATGATTGAAGAGCTCTGGCCGTTGCCCATTTACACTTGTTTTCCTGTGGGTTGCTTAGTGGTCGCTCCTCAAGCTGGACAAGTGGTGTGTTCTGGTGAGCATCTAATGTTTGCTGGGTTTACATCCAATGGTTATGGTTCTTAACACTTCTATGGTTCGTTGGTGCTGTGCGTCTTTATTGGTGGCTTCACCTCACTGCCTGCTACTCGGGGTTCTTACacctccttgaagtccttgaaAACTGTTCAATTAGGAAAAAGAGATTCAGGGGCGTTTGAAACTTTTTGAAAATACCTGTGCTCCTTCCGCATGGTGGCTACGTCATGGACGTTTGTCAGCAAACAGTCCTAGATATTTTCTTTCTAGAGTGTCACCAGGCTATAGAAATGTGGCGTGTCCACAGCCACCAATGAACATCATCGCCATTGCGGAGCTAGACAAAACCACGCGAAGTTAGGCCACCATTTTGTTGTCGTTTTTTTGCTAGTTGGCTCACACTGCAACCATTGTGACACCATTTTTGAGCCCCAGGCTTTAAAAGTGCCTGACGGAAAGTAACTTCCAGTTGTTTGACTTCACAACACATCAAGTACCTTCAGCTGAAGTGGGACACCGGTAACAATCATGCCAGAAGATGACTGACATCATTGCAATGGGAAAGTCAACTTAGAAAAGTGACTTGAAGAGCTTGAAGTGTGCATTGAACTCAACAGCTGCTTATCTGCAAAAAATTGCAGCTAAGaaatgtaattatttttttttcactgtatgTGTACGAATGAGGTTTGTTTCCCCCTCCTTGAAATCTTGCCTTTGGCATCCTTGAAATCTTTTAATTGTCCTTGAATTCTGTGTGAAATGTTTTGCACGAACCCTGCTGCTACTGCTCTTACGTGTGTGCCACTAATGTAGTATTGTTTGCTGGTGTGGCACAGGGCCGACAGTTCTTGGTGCCTCAGGCAGTTGTAAAAGAGCGttttatgtgtgtgtatgtgtaatgCGTGTGCACATGTAGGAATGGAGATTGGATGCAGCACACTTCTGTGCGAGAAGCATCTGTTGCATTCATTGCTTGTCACTGACCGTAGGCCCCTTGCTGCTCTTTGTTGCAGGTTCAATTTGTTTATTGGCATGCTTTGCTTGTCTTTGTCTTGGAACAGTCCACATAGAAGACATGCACCAAATGCATCCGTATGCATGATGCATAACCACTTAAAACATTGGAATATTTGTCACAAGTCGTATTGTGGATTATATTAATTGTGCACACACAGTGAGCACAGACCATTATTCAAAATACAAATCAGTGTTTCAAACAAATgaaattgtatttatttatggCGTCCATGTTATTTGACGTTCACCTGGCAGGCCATCTGTTGCAGCTTCACAGTACTTCAGAACCATATTTCTATCCGATTGGTCACTTGCCACAGTGACGGTGACGTGTTGGGGAGCACAAGGTGATGGGCTCAATTCCTCACCATGGTGGCCTCATTCCATTGTAGGGGCAATGCAAAAACAATAGTGTGCTTAGGTTTAGCTGCCTGTTAAAGAACACTAGGTTGTCATTTAAACCACTCATCACCGTGATGCCTCTACTCGTCACAGTATTGCATTGGTACGGTAAAACTCATTAAACAACCAAATTAATTGCTATGGAAATGTTTATGACTGCGATTGTAACTGTACGCTGATCTGTTTGCAGAATCTTGCCACGTCGGGGGTCCAGGATAGCGGGCATTACCCTgatccaccatggcagaactcgAGGCGACCCCTTTGGCCGAGGGCAACGGTCTTGGCCCGCAGGGTGCAGTGGCCGCCCCTAAAATTGATGCTGGCAGCTGCGATCCGCCCCGTGACCACGACGACTTCGACGACGGTGACGATGACGACTTTGGACACTTTGCCACTGCCACCGCAGCACCTCCAGCGTCTGCAGCAGACGTGAAATACATTCCAGCAGCAGATGATGCGGTCACCTCTGAGGTGGCCGTAACATGTGATAGCACCAACGGGACGTTGTTGCCCAATCAGTGTTTAGGTGACAGTGATGATGACAGTGAAACTAGTCAGGACACCAGCGGGCTTGCACGCCGAGCTTCGGCAGAACTGCCATTCTCCATCGATACCAGTGGCGTCAAGAGGGAGGACAGCTTTGATGACTTTCAACAGGCACAGGCTGTAGCGCCACCATTCGAGGCGGCACTTGCACCGGTGGATGAAGGAAGTGATTTCGCTGACTTTGAGCAAGCATGTGATGCAGTGGGGGCAGATAGTTGTGAGTGGGGTGACTCCAAAGGGGGCGGTTTTGCGGACTTTGCAGCCTTTGGGGATGCGGCGAAGACTGCCGTGGAGGATGGTGACTGGGCTGATGATGGTTGGAAGTCGTTTGCTGGTGCAGAGGACAGCGGAGTGACATCGGTTGTGTTACCTGTAGTATTGCCACAAGAAGAGACTGTCTCTAGTCAGGTGCGTATTGCTTTTTGCATTTTCATTATCCATTTGCCTTGTGGTATCTGATGTTTAAGGAAACATTGTAGGGCTATAGGAAATGATTGTCTAACTAGTGAAACCTTCGTTTGCAATTGGATTCAATAACAGCAGAGAGAAACATGGGAAATGGTTTTCATTTTTTAATTTCGAGTTTAAACCTCGGTGCTGGTAAGGCAGTGTGATATCAAGGATTTCAAAATGTGTTTTTTATATTTAGACTGTGTTTGCTCAGGAAATGTCTCAAAACTTGCTAGGTTGACCCTTTGCATCTCGTAGAATACATTATTGCCATTCATTCATAAAGAGTTCTGTAGCCCCAAGCAAGCGCTGTCAATATCCTTGACGCTGTGTGGCACTCAAAATGAACTTTGGGAACTATCATTTTCTATCattttgcaaataaaaataaaatcaaTCCGTAGTCATCTTTACAAAAAACAGCTACAAACTCAGCAACCACGTCTTTTGTGAAAGTCTAAGGAGATCTAGGGAAACCTTTATCCACATTAATGAATTCACTCGTGCAATGCTGTTTCTAGTTTGAAATGATATACAGCATTATGAAAGCAACTGATGTCAGTCACAGTCTGGATAAGAAGGACTTCACCTGCTTTATTTCTTTAAGGGTCAGTCAATCAAGCGTGCTACCGTAGAGCTACATCCATTACCTCAGGTGCAATGTCTTAATGGATCCCCTACCAATGCCCATTGCAAATTTtagttatatgctggaagttgtagggtgccctctagggagcatcTTGtaatgcaaagctttctttgctatCCACCCCGGACTTTCCTGCTGCCACCTGATGCTGTGGGATAGTGGCGTCATCTAGGAGTTATAGCTCACACTACTTTGCCTACATTAATAAAAGGTAGAGGGGGAAGCCGACCTGCGGATGCAGGTCGTTGGCCGCTGGCAGAGGGGGCGAGGGGGCCGCTACATGGAGAGCCGCAATGACATGGGAAAGAGGGCACCGGAGGAGACGGCATCACATTGCGCACGTATTGCGCCGCCTGGCAACCGCGTGGACGGTCGCATCTGCACCTCCGAGGGTGGGTCTGTTGCACCAAACAAATGGTGCAGAAACCATGCTTGGCCCTATCAACCACTGGACGCTGGTTACGTTCgaacgtgcattgcattgcaaagCTCCTGGTTCGGGGCATCCTTGAGTCAGATGAGTAGGTACGCGTGAACACTGCCTTGCAAGCTGCTCTCTATATATACTCGAACAGGGCACATTGTATCTACTGCATTTATTttacaagaatttttcaaattataTCATGAACAGAGGACATAGGGGAATTGAGACGTTGCTTTGACATGCTGCCAAGAGGCAAGCTTCACTGCCTCTTGTACTCTCCCCCTTCGCCTCCACTAGTGTCGCCTGTTAGCGTCATTCTTTTCCTGCTTTCTCGTATACTGCAGCCGCGGAAATGCCTGATGTTTAGGTCATAAGTCCGGCCTCCTTTTAATATGCAGCACACTCCCAGTGGCAGCATTGTGCATTCCATGTTGGACGATTTACCAAAGTCATGCGCCTTAGACCCTGACGATGCAGACACCACGTCCTGcttagaggcatttgtgcgtgtgaccttgacTCTATCTGGAAGCGAGGCTCCCTCAGGAGGAAAGACATGTGGACTTCTGCTTGAAGTTCTAGCTGTTCTTGCGCAGCTTAGTTGTTTATACTTTGCAAGGACGATTGCTACCGCGTGATCTATGCCTTGTTTTTGTCTGTTTACAATGCCTCAAACATGGTGGCGCATCCTTTAAATGGACACTAAGGGGAAATATTAAATCAAATTGGACTGATATATTAGTATAGGAGAGGTGAGCACGCATCCCTTCCTCAACCTTggccgtggctgtgcatggcACAGCTAATCGCATAGACTTTTCACACACCCTATCTTGGAGCTCATTTGTGGCGGGTGCAAAGATTGGGCCAGGCAAGTAGCTGGGTCGCTTCATGGGCGCCGTCTTTCTGCGTGCCTAgtgttggaggttgcgtaatctcaagtttcagaGACGTGCTGAAGTGCGAAGCAGCTCAAATTGTTTGCTTCCCTCTGTTTGCACTCTTCATCaagccagcgttgtgacagcgagtgttcatggtcatcgagtgagatttcCTTGTGCTTGCCTGCGCCCGCGTGAGAGCAtgattgttaattcagttagaaagtgaatgtttactgcaatttatccAGTCAATAAGACTACGCACCTTACTTTGTGTAGATTAATAGTTCGCTATCGCTGTCGGTTATTCGCCTTTTGAGCAAAACTGTGACATTTTATTTTGAGGCGTAATTATATACGATTATAAATGTTACCTTCCGTACACCTCACAGGAATAGACATCTTCCCAGCTTATTTTTTCTGCCAGTAATTCGCAATTTCTGTTTCTCACATTGTATTTTACTGGCTACACTTTGGAGGTCAGCTGAAAGTATGTTCAGCCATGGCGATAAAGAGCCGCCAGCAGCACAGCCTGTGTCGAAGCCCCTCAGGGGCCATACGACCAGAGCATCACTGAGAACATGCTGGCAGCTTCCTTgatgtacagtagaacctcgttgatatgttCCCATTATGTATGTTTTCCTGGTGCCAACATTCGCGATCAAGAACATAGAAAATGACCCAATGGTGTTAAgctcattttttaccggttcatacgttctGGGAAAACACAACTTTTTGGCAACAACGTTCAGTACGTCACCAGACTGCAATCGTATGGTATGTTctctggccgctagatcccatgtaaacagaGAAATGCGCGAGGTGCGCGCGATCAAAAACAGCACGCCACGGCAGCTTCACCGTAATACACTCCCACACATCTCACGTGAAAACGTCGGTACGCTCTCAGTTTTTTGtttcagtaccagcaaatcttctccggggtcaTCGCGCACGGTATTCACAGTTAacgccgccaaacctattgcgataagcatcttcacctgtcTGTTTTACAGGGcatggtgcgtagtgccattggtagtgtGCTGCaagcttttaataggcgataattcaaacatgccaccgttc from Dermacentor albipictus isolate Rhodes 1998 colony chromosome 7, USDA_Dalb.pri_finalv2, whole genome shotgun sequence includes the following:
- the Afti gene encoding aftiphilin isoform X4 — encoded protein: MAELEATPLAEGNGLGPQGAVAAPKIDAGSCDPPRDHDDFDDGDDDDFGHFATATAAPPASAADVKYIPAADDAVTSEVAVTCDSTNGTLLPNQCLGDSDDDSETSQDTSGLARRASAELPFSIDTSGVKREDSFDDFQQAQAVAPPFEAALAPVDEGSDFADFEQACDAVGADSCEWGDSKGGGFADFAAFGDAAKTAVEDGDWADDGWKSFAGAEDSGVTSVVLPVVLPQEETVSSQLVLGEGSFENLLQSAYTLEELSPVSAEDKDIVALSCCEVHVRLWEQLQDLDHAPSLKFSWNGSQSCQHLLQSLSIDSRNIAGADSAIPPAQFDWTSSGLVNPLEQPAASTLLDLEFLSSLSSATVGSSPPTSSLEKEFLGLSSSEEAPVLSQSSAPSKLQELLRNNVSTLSSTRRRPSLLSGEAQAILDRLPDLSFMQARVLMFPVHLD
- the Afti gene encoding aftiphilin isoform X3 is translated as MAELEATPLAEGNGLGPQGAVAAPKIDAGSCDPPRDHDDFDDGDDDDFGHFATATAAPPASAADVKYIPAADDAVTSEVAVTCDSTNGTLLPNQCLGDSDDDSETSQDTSGLARRASAELPFSIDTSGVKREDSFDDFQQAQAVAPPFEAALAPVDEGSDFADFEQACDAVGADSCEWGDSKGGGFADFAAFGDAAKTAVEDGDWADDGWKSFAGAEDSGVTSVVLPVVLPQEETVSSQLVLGEGSFENLLQSAYTLEELSPVSAEDKDIVALSCCEVHVRLWEQLQDLDHAPSLKFSWNGSQSCQHLLQSLSIDSRNIQAGADSAIPPAQFDWTSSGLVNPLEQPAASTLLDLEFLSSLSSATVGSSPPTSSLEKEFLGLSSSEEAPVLSQSSAPSKLQELLRNNVSTLSSTRRRPSLLSGEAQAILDRLPDLSFMQARVLMFPVHLD